One Methylomarinovum tepidoasis DNA window includes the following coding sequences:
- a CDS encoding cytochrome c3 family protein has product MRFGWLVIMLLLAAGVAAAKGRDVSLARNQVLLTERHEGWGKSRCQACHVLSLIHKNAPHIRGIVRNKGFDTCTGCHGDNGAAAKRPCLVCHNDRDLPLSPLQTGAHTHDFDRLADRPLTDQDCLVCHQAADMDGVWERNVDLTRIPDATGLADPYRHESEFCLRCHNRDHQQPGFALRAFDYRDPLIAIEEDWRHIDTHGYPRGSGQRTYAGLRPPYRYPAVLACTECHAMHGTENPKLIIDDSRKGAFLLPFRDAGIPVRVFSDIGDYSQLCVLCHQMETPVEDALIDTGNGLYGVHQVGANCTLCHTHGRAAQVGL; this is encoded by the coding sequence ATGAGATTCGGGTGGCTGGTGATCATGCTGCTATTGGCCGCAGGCGTGGCGGCGGCCAAGGGACGGGATGTCTCTTTGGCGCGCAATCAAGTGCTCCTGACCGAACGCCATGAAGGCTGGGGCAAATCCCGCTGTCAGGCCTGCCACGTGCTGTCGCTGATTCATAAAAACGCCCCGCATATCCGCGGCATCGTGCGGAACAAGGGGTTTGACACCTGCACGGGTTGCCACGGTGACAACGGCGCCGCCGCCAAGCGTCCCTGCCTGGTGTGTCACAATGATCGTGATCTGCCGTTGTCCCCGCTTCAAACCGGCGCCCATACCCACGATTTCGACCGCCTTGCCGACCGCCCCTTGACCGATCAGGACTGTCTGGTCTGTCATCAGGCGGCCGATATGGACGGGGTGTGGGAACGGAACGTGGATCTGACGCGGATTCCCGACGCCACCGGCCTGGCCGATCCCTACCGCCACGAATCCGAGTTCTGCCTGCGCTGCCACAACCGCGACCATCAGCAGCCCGGTTTCGCGCTGCGCGCTTTCGATTACCGCGATCCCTTGATCGCCATCGAGGAAGACTGGCGCCATATCGACACCCACGGCTACCCCAGGGGCAGCGGCCAGCGCACCTACGCCGGCCTGCGCCCCCCTTACCGCTATCCGGCGGTGCTCGCCTGCACCGAGTGTCACGCCATGCACGGCACCGAAAATCCCAAGCTGATCATCGACGACAGCCGCAAAGGCGCTTTCCTGCTCCCATTCCGCGATGCGGGGATTCCGGTGCGGGTGTTCAGCGACATCGGCGATTATTCCCAGTTGTGCGTGTTGTGCCACCAGATGGAAACGCCGGTGGAAGACGCCCTGATCGATACCGGCAACGGCTTGTATGGCGTGCATCAGGTCGGCGCCAACTGCACCTTGTGTCACACCCACGGACGTGCGGCCCAGGTGGGATTATGA
- a CDS encoding 4Fe-4S binding protein encodes MRTLSVWRRWQAVPKMQKFRYGVIAASCLAFLGPLAFLPQLVGNKDLCGVLCMRRFYLYFPGMSFEDLWMHVSVAWIGVIAFFTIITVTFFFGRIWCSFLCPVGGFSELVSRALGERWKIDYRFLPQVPIRYGYLAAYLVLLPMAGVSACTLCNFVTVPRFVSALTGGAAGLAFIFSTIGLANLAMLLLLGFFSEKGRAYCQLMCPIGAIDALVNRLGAKLRMTYHIRVERSRCTGCNECAKACMCGAIKMVDRIATVDQTSCMSCHDCVDHCEWHAIEWTPGPRQKTPKRVKQGIQIFPEPQWQAFAPKSSVGTVDWSRLVNGLIITFLLSFIAITSWSNWF; translated from the coding sequence ATGAGAACCTTATCCGTCTGGCGCCGCTGGCAGGCGGTGCCGAAAATGCAGAAATTCCGTTATGGCGTCATCGCCGCATCCTGTCTCGCTTTCCTTGGGCCGCTGGCGTTTCTGCCCCAACTGGTGGGCAACAAGGACCTGTGCGGGGTGCTGTGCATGCGCCGCTTCTATCTCTATTTTCCCGGCATGAGCTTCGAGGATCTGTGGATGCACGTGTCGGTGGCCTGGATCGGGGTCATCGCCTTCTTCACCATCATCACCGTGACCTTTTTCTTCGGCCGCATCTGGTGTTCCTTCCTCTGTCCTGTGGGCGGCTTCAGCGAGCTGGTCAGCCGCGCCTTGGGGGAACGCTGGAAGATCGATTATCGCTTTCTGCCGCAGGTGCCGATCCGCTACGGTTATCTGGCCGCCTACCTGGTGCTGTTGCCCATGGCGGGGGTGAGCGCCTGCACCCTGTGCAACTTCGTCACCGTGCCCCGCTTCGTCTCGGCCCTCACGGGAGGGGCCGCCGGGCTGGCTTTCATCTTCTCCACCATCGGCCTGGCGAATCTGGCCATGTTGCTGCTGTTGGGTTTCTTTTCCGAGAAGGGACGGGCCTATTGCCAGCTCATGTGTCCCATCGGCGCTATCGACGCCTTGGTCAACCGCCTGGGAGCCAAGTTGCGCATGACCTACCACATCCGGGTCGAGCGCAGCCGCTGCACCGGTTGCAACGAGTGCGCCAAGGCCTGCATGTGCGGGGCCATCAAGATGGTGGACCGCATCGCCACCGTGGACCAGACTTCCTGCATGTCCTGTCACGACTGCGTCGATCATTGCGAATGGCACGCCATCGAATGGACGCCGGGACCGCGCCAGAAGACGCCCAAGCGGGTCAAGCAGGGGATTCAGATCTTCCCCGAGCCCCAGTGGCAAGCTTTCGCTCCCAAAAGCTCCGTGGGAACGGTGGACTGGAGCCGTCTGGTCAATGGCCTGATCATCACCTTTTTGTTGTCTTTCATCGCCATCACTTCATGGTCCAACTGGTTCTGA
- a CDS encoding diflavin oxidoreductase, whose product MVQLVLIFTALWAAGAAALERHADPDGCLSCHSLPGLEYFDDQGVRRTATILKEAYYGSLHGSVPCRDCHRKIRDYPHDPKNGYVDCSASCHVEEPSEGKRFSHKDIVEEFKKSVHGMGKKAGWTKDFHGGNRLEEVENQQNPSCRYCHYNEPYIPPHRLAQFMEAFGHVDTECGSCHQGEVWRDQFGGHILRRLIGNHYSKNDANALCVCCHGDHKKMKAAKIRDLETGEMKPAAPRFVFAVDSYAKFLHARLLEVGVEDGASCIDCHAPEDEGFRHGILSHRDPKASTHPDHLADTCGQSGCHGDYAKNPLNRGFLLTDMHDMAWVPLDRIRKAGFDLEVVKDSPWWTVVWILGPLAALFLVGQALWWLWENRDEAVPILGGGKFRTIMLEMPAPPAWWRRLLGSEEEAASLEPGGDLDDHLVILYGSQTGNAEGVAEQLFHLAERWQLPVRLIDMAELEPKELARFQYLFVLTSTQGEGEPPLNAQNLHRYLKELSEKSHEKPLLPHLHYAVFGLGDSSYTYFCQCGKDFDAFLEKLGGERVLPRVDADVDYEEPAAEWLAKVIEIYRKLSGHEGVEPPPEKAPAESGYGKQRPYPAPVLVNRNLNGPGSAKETRHIEFSLEGSGLSYEPGDVLGVYPTNPPAYVEDLLRVLGWSGYEEVELSGERLSLREAFFSRLDITSLTRPLLEKYAEASGAELQPLLADAKALEDYLWGRQLIDLVEDYPPKLDPQAFVALLRKLPPRLYSISSSPRMHPGQVHLTVGVVRYHSHGRDREGICSNYLARRRPGETALAFVQVNDHFRLPQDGSADVIMVGSGTGIAPFRAFLEEREASGAAGRNWLFFGDQHQATDFLYAEELEDKRKRGVLTRLSLAFSRDQERRIYVQHRMQEEAVELYAWLEGGAYFYVCGDASRMAKDVHCTLVEILMGQGGLSEEKAEAYLKTMEQEGRYQRDVY is encoded by the coding sequence ATGGTCCAACTGGTTCTGATCTTCACCGCCCTGTGGGCCGCCGGCGCGGCGGCCCTGGAGCGCCATGCCGACCCGGACGGCTGTCTGAGCTGTCACAGCCTGCCAGGGTTGGAATATTTCGATGACCAGGGGGTGCGGCGCACCGCCACCATCCTGAAGGAAGCCTATTACGGCTCCCTGCACGGCAGCGTCCCTTGTCGCGACTGTCACCGTAAGATCCGCGACTATCCCCACGATCCCAAGAACGGCTATGTGGATTGCTCGGCCAGCTGCCACGTGGAGGAGCCTTCGGAGGGCAAGCGCTTCAGTCACAAGGACATCGTGGAGGAATTCAAAAAATCGGTCCACGGCATGGGCAAGAAGGCCGGCTGGACCAAGGATTTTCATGGCGGCAACCGCCTCGAGGAAGTCGAAAACCAACAAAATCCTTCCTGCCGCTATTGCCATTACAACGAGCCTTACATCCCTCCCCACCGCCTGGCCCAGTTCATGGAGGCGTTCGGCCACGTGGACACGGAATGCGGCAGTTGTCATCAGGGGGAGGTCTGGCGCGATCAGTTCGGCGGCCACATCCTGCGCCGCCTCATCGGCAACCACTATTCCAAGAACGACGCCAACGCCCTGTGCGTCTGTTGCCACGGCGACCACAAGAAGATGAAGGCGGCGAAGATCCGCGATCTGGAAACCGGCGAGATGAAACCGGCCGCGCCGCGTTTCGTCTTCGCCGTGGACAGCTACGCCAAGTTCCTGCATGCCCGCCTGCTGGAAGTGGGGGTGGAGGACGGCGCGTCCTGCATCGACTGCCATGCGCCGGAAGACGAGGGCTTCCGCCACGGCATCCTGTCCCACCGCGATCCCAAGGCCAGCACCCATCCGGACCATCTGGCCGACACCTGCGGCCAGTCCGGTTGCCACGGCGACTACGCCAAAAATCCCCTGAACCGCGGCTTTCTGCTCACCGACATGCACGATATGGCCTGGGTGCCGCTGGATCGGATCCGGAAGGCCGGCTTCGATCTCGAGGTGGTGAAGGATTCTCCCTGGTGGACGGTGGTCTGGATTTTGGGGCCGCTGGCGGCGCTGTTCCTGGTGGGCCAGGCGCTGTGGTGGCTGTGGGAGAACAGGGACGAGGCGGTGCCGATCCTCGGCGGGGGGAAATTCCGCACCATCATGCTGGAGATGCCCGCGCCCCCCGCCTGGTGGCGGCGTTTGTTGGGATCCGAGGAGGAAGCCGCCTCCCTGGAACCGGGCGGGGATCTCGATGACCATCTGGTCATCCTCTACGGCTCCCAGACCGGCAACGCCGAAGGGGTGGCCGAACAGCTGTTCCATTTGGCCGAACGCTGGCAGCTGCCGGTCCGGCTCATCGACATGGCCGAGCTGGAGCCGAAGGAACTGGCGCGTTTTCAGTATCTGTTCGTCCTCACCAGCACCCAGGGGGAAGGGGAACCGCCCCTCAATGCCCAGAACCTGCACCGTTATCTGAAGGAACTTTCCGAAAAAAGCCACGAAAAGCCGCTGTTGCCGCACCTGCACTATGCGGTCTTCGGCCTCGGCGACAGCAGCTATACCTACTTCTGCCAGTGCGGCAAGGATTTCGACGCCTTCCTGGAAAAGCTGGGCGGCGAACGGGTGCTGCCGCGGGTGGACGCCGACGTGGATTACGAGGAGCCTGCGGCCGAATGGCTGGCCAAGGTGATCGAGATCTACCGTAAGCTGAGCGGCCACGAAGGGGTCGAGCCGCCGCCAGAGAAAGCCCCGGCGGAGAGTGGTTATGGCAAGCAGCGCCCCTATCCGGCGCCGGTATTGGTCAACCGCAACCTCAACGGCCCTGGTTCGGCCAAGGAAACCCGCCATATCGAATTCTCCCTGGAAGGCAGCGGGCTGAGCTACGAACCGGGGGACGTGCTGGGGGTGTATCCCACCAACCCGCCGGCCTACGTGGAGGACCTGCTCCGGGTGTTGGGGTGGAGCGGCTATGAGGAAGTGGAGCTGTCGGGGGAGCGTCTGAGCCTTAGGGAGGCTTTCTTCAGCCGTTTGGACATCACCTCTCTGACCCGGCCGCTGCTGGAGAAATACGCCGAGGCCAGCGGCGCCGAACTTCAGCCCCTGTTGGCCGACGCCAAGGCGCTGGAGGACTATCTCTGGGGGCGGCAGTTGATCGATCTGGTGGAGGACTATCCGCCGAAGCTGGATCCCCAGGCCTTCGTCGCCCTGCTGCGCAAGCTGCCGCCACGGCTGTATTCCATTTCCTCCAGCCCCCGCATGCATCCCGGCCAGGTCCATCTGACCGTGGGCGTGGTGCGTTACCACAGCCACGGCCGCGACCGCGAAGGGATCTGTTCCAATTACCTGGCCCGGCGCCGGCCGGGGGAGACGGCGCTGGCGTTCGTCCAGGTCAACGACCATTTCCGCCTGCCCCAAGACGGCAGCGCCGATGTCATCATGGTGGGATCGGGAACCGGTATCGCCCCGTTCCGCGCCTTCCTGGAGGAGCGGGAGGCCAGCGGCGCTGCGGGCCGCAATTGGCTGTTCTTCGGCGATCAGCATCAGGCCACCGATTTCCTCTATGCCGAGGAGTTGGAAGACAAGCGCAAGCGGGGTGTGCTCACCCGCCTGTCGCTGGCCTTCTCCCGCGATCAGGAGCGGCGCATTTACGTCCAGCACCGGATGCAGGAGGAGGCGGTCGAGCTGTACGCCTGGCTGGAAGGCGGTGCCTACTTCTATGTCTGTGGCGATGCCTCGCGGATGGCCAAGGACGTCCACTGCACCCTGGTGGAGATCCTCATGGGCCAGGGAGGGCTGAGCGAGGAAAAGGCCGAGGCGTATCTCAAAACGATGGAACAGGAAGGCAGGTATCAGCGGGATGTCTATTAA
- a CDS encoding NHL repeat-containing protein, producing MRTILLLLLWLPLAPALAAPWPQVTKRAVVGRLPQPAAVAASSRALAALDAEGRLWRWPVGGGGKPAVKEYGFDRPLGLAPLEGGWLVADTGHGRLVWVGGDGAVKRQWPLTLPCLEAETPCTPKTPRPVSVAAVANELVWSDRNHLLCRIDRDVGALQGCVGGYGRMEGQFQYPFQIAVDESGFLLVADVLGGRVQMFDRKGRYFAQFGRFGIAEGELYRPNGVALDPQHGLAFVSDAYFGAIAVFHQGEPLGRLEDASGRPVILDTPSNLFYRDGKLYAAETGADRIVVLDLAFSEREPPAFSASGLSVSQKDCLLCHLEFAKEAPLEIRGPDELGQLPVARFRMCYSCHHGPVVDSRMIIRAGAQHPTLYDPELKRKKRPWPREDELPDVFPITEEHQLTCTSCHTPHTAEIEGTTLYPDHKNPWLRVPNPEGRLCERCHESKAKGARDPDDSHHGVNHPLGIRLRPSPYKGAPGYPADPGLTHGLPDSLRKAGGMLGPDDTLACQSCHQIHGGVSDDLLLLDDDRGQLCRQCHRRQFSRSKREARRKGVHPVNVKPEEKILRGGKRVRFVTCGSCHPVHDGKPQTPMLLKPAESLCQDCHPRQHAKDKDDARRKGVHPVNVTLEEPVTIAGQRWKKVGCLTCHAVHRGRPNTPALVEDHHDGRLCRHCHEDNSPVLGSDHDLRITAKDSRNHFDETPAQAGLCGACHTLHRGKGKWPYLYAAKIVGHPQKPAEDGDSTPFRRDQLCLNCHQDHPQAVAKDKVVKFFSHPHKDIVLRSEPDRIPLLDAREQDSETGAIGCTTCHDPHVWTPRHRQAKRPPLAANRKNLEGDPHSSFLRQLQPQKTFCLGCHGLEVREKYKYFHDDFVRGVVDYLR from the coding sequence ATGAGAACCATCCTGCTGTTGCTCCTGTGGTTGCCTCTCGCCCCGGCCCTGGCCGCGCCGTGGCCGCAGGTAACGAAACGCGCCGTGGTCGGCCGTCTGCCGCAACCGGCGGCGGTGGCGGCATCTTCCCGGGCGTTGGCGGCCCTGGATGCGGAAGGACGGCTGTGGCGCTGGCCCGTCGGAGGCGGCGGCAAACCCGCGGTAAAGGAATACGGCTTCGACCGCCCTTTGGGGCTGGCGCCTTTGGAAGGCGGCTGGCTGGTGGCCGACACCGGCCACGGACGCCTGGTCTGGGTGGGTGGCGACGGGGCGGTAAAGCGGCAGTGGCCGTTGACGCTGCCTTGCCTGGAGGCGGAAACCCCCTGCACGCCCAAGACGCCCCGGCCGGTTTCGGTGGCGGCGGTCGCCAACGAACTGGTCTGGAGCGACCGCAATCATTTGTTGTGCCGCATCGACCGGGACGTCGGCGCGCTGCAGGGTTGTGTCGGCGGTTACGGGCGCATGGAAGGGCAGTTCCAGTATCCCTTTCAGATCGCCGTCGATGAGAGCGGTTTCCTGTTGGTGGCCGACGTGCTGGGAGGACGGGTGCAGATGTTCGACCGCAAGGGACGGTATTTCGCCCAGTTCGGCCGCTTCGGCATCGCGGAAGGGGAACTGTACCGCCCCAACGGCGTCGCCCTCGATCCACAGCACGGGCTGGCTTTCGTCAGCGACGCCTATTTCGGCGCCATCGCCGTGTTCCATCAGGGAGAGCCGCTGGGGCGGCTGGAAGACGCCAGCGGCCGCCCTGTCATCCTCGATACCCCCAGCAATCTGTTTTACCGCGATGGAAAACTCTACGCCGCCGAAACCGGCGCCGACCGGATCGTCGTTCTCGATTTGGCCTTTAGCGAACGGGAACCGCCCGCCTTTTCCGCCTCCGGTCTTTCCGTGTCGCAGAAGGATTGCCTGCTGTGCCATCTGGAGTTCGCCAAAGAGGCGCCGTTGGAAATCAGAGGGCCTGACGAGCTGGGGCAGTTGCCGGTGGCCCGGTTCCGGATGTGCTACAGCTGCCATCATGGCCCGGTGGTGGATTCCCGTATGATCATTCGCGCCGGGGCCCAGCACCCGACCCTCTACGATCCCGAATTGAAGCGGAAGAAACGCCCCTGGCCGCGGGAGGACGAGCTGCCGGACGTGTTCCCGATCACCGAGGAACACCAGCTCACCTGCACCAGTTGCCATACGCCCCATACCGCCGAGATCGAAGGGACGACTCTGTATCCCGATCACAAAAACCCCTGGTTGCGGGTTCCCAACCCCGAGGGGCGGTTGTGCGAACGCTGTCACGAATCCAAGGCCAAGGGGGCGCGCGATCCCGACGATTCCCATCACGGCGTCAATCATCCCCTGGGAATCAGGTTGCGGCCATCGCCTTACAAAGGCGCGCCGGGGTATCCTGCCGATCCGGGTTTGACCCACGGCCTGCCCGACAGCTTGCGGAAGGCCGGCGGCATGCTGGGCCCGGACGACACTCTGGCATGCCAGAGTTGCCATCAGATCCACGGTGGCGTCAGCGACGATCTGTTGTTGCTCGACGATGACCGGGGGCAGCTCTGCCGCCAGTGCCATAGACGCCAGTTCAGCCGTAGTAAAAGGGAAGCCCGTCGCAAAGGGGTCCATCCCGTCAACGTCAAGCCGGAGGAAAAGATCCTTCGCGGCGGCAAACGGGTTCGTTTCGTCACCTGCGGCAGCTGCCACCCGGTCCACGACGGCAAGCCGCAAACGCCGATGCTGCTGAAACCCGCCGAATCCCTATGCCAGGACTGCCACCCGCGCCAGCACGCCAAGGACAAGGACGACGCCCGCCGGAAGGGAGTGCACCCGGTCAATGTGACGCTGGAGGAACCGGTCACCATCGCCGGACAGCGTTGGAAAAAAGTCGGTTGCCTGACCTGTCATGCGGTTCACCGGGGTCGTCCCAATACCCCTGCGCTGGTGGAGGATCATCACGACGGCCGGTTGTGCCGCCACTGCCATGAAGACAATAGCCCGGTGCTGGGCAGCGATCACGATCTTCGCATCACCGCCAAGGACAGCCGCAACCACTTCGACGAAACCCCGGCCCAGGCCGGCCTGTGCGGCGCTTGCCACACCTTGCACCGGGGCAAGGGCAAGTGGCCTTATCTTTATGCGGCCAAGATCGTCGGCCATCCGCAAAAGCCCGCTGAGGACGGCGATAGCACGCCATTTCGGCGCGACCAGCTATGCCTCAACTGCCATCAGGATCATCCCCAGGCGGTGGCTAAGGATAAGGTGGTGAAGTTTTTCAGCCATCCCCACAAGGACATCGTGCTGCGATCCGAGCCCGACAGGATACCGCTGCTCGATGCCAGGGAGCAGGACAGCGAAACCGGTGCCATCGGCTGTACCACTTGCCACGATCCTCACGTCTGGACCCCCAGGCACCGTCAGGCGAAGCGCCCGCCGCTGGCGGCCAACCGCAAGAACCTGGAGGGCGACCCCCACTCCAGCTTTCTGCGCCAGCTGCAGCCGCAGAAGACCTTCTGCCTGGGATGCCACGGTCTGGAAGTGCGGGAAAAGTACAAGTACTTCCACGACGATTTCGTCCGCGGGGTGGTCGATTATCTGCGATAA
- a CDS encoding matrixin family metalloprotease gives MRLFCFLVLYGVAATSFAYQFMGGRWPQPETTIRFDLVDTQGRDRAPSGTRWNDGFREAMERWNRSTGFTFHADEGTAPDPCRSDGQSGAGFRVDDCGFVFGRTTLAITYTQTRAGLIEEADIVFNGTLDWDIYSGPLRRREDFVRVATHELGHVLGLDHEDSGVPSIMTSLVSDLEFPQKDDMDGVAVLYDVPSPQPEACRRQVAILLNQPVEGRFEPSDCQRRFLADSPFDSDDSFVDLYRFQLPVTALVVVQLASDTADSYLELYDRERQKLIAWDDDSGTGLDAMLYARLEPGEYLIQANTALSWAQTGDYRLQVRVNLDQPSAARLTDDWNIVIDAVEVDGGLLHGELLSYVNPLDPEGLYWRLGNIAAGGASGRGGVVYFPGSRNVIFNPIDALGRHYDAVLRPYVNPADPTGWYWRLESAWPR, from the coding sequence ATGAGGCTGTTTTGCTTCCTTGTCCTGTACGGCGTTGCCGCCACCAGCTTCGCCTATCAATTCATGGGCGGGCGCTGGCCGCAGCCTGAGACCACCATACGGTTCGATCTGGTGGATACCCAGGGACGGGATCGCGCCCCCAGTGGCACGCGCTGGAACGACGGCTTCCGGGAGGCCATGGAACGGTGGAATCGCAGCACCGGTTTTACGTTCCATGCCGATGAAGGGACGGCGCCGGATCCGTGCCGCAGCGACGGTCAAAGCGGAGCCGGTTTCCGGGTGGATGATTGCGGTTTCGTCTTCGGCCGCACCACCCTGGCGATCACCTATACCCAGACCCGTGCGGGCCTGATCGAGGAAGCCGATATCGTTTTCAACGGCACCCTGGACTGGGACATCTATTCGGGCCCCCTGCGCCGCCGTGAGGATTTCGTCCGGGTCGCCACCCACGAGCTGGGTCATGTTCTGGGGCTGGATCACGAGGACAGCGGGGTCCCCTCAATCATGACCTCGCTGGTGAGCGATCTGGAATTCCCCCAGAAAGACGACATGGACGGCGTGGCCGTTTTGTACGACGTCCCCAGTCCGCAGCCCGAGGCATGCCGCCGGCAGGTCGCGATCCTTTTGAATCAGCCTGTGGAAGGCCGCTTCGAGCCGTCAGATTGTCAGCGGCGCTTTCTCGCCGACTCACCCTTCGACAGCGACGACAGCTTCGTGGATCTGTACCGCTTCCAGCTGCCGGTGACGGCGCTGGTGGTGGTGCAGCTGGCGTCTGACACGGCAGATTCTTATCTCGAACTGTACGACCGCGAGCGTCAGAAGCTGATCGCTTGGGATGATGACAGCGGCACAGGTCTCGATGCCATGCTTTATGCTCGCTTGGAACCGGGGGAGTACCTGATCCAGGCCAATACCGCCTTGTCCTGGGCGCAAACCGGCGACTACCGGTTGCAGGTGCGTGTGAATCTGGACCAGCCGTCGGCGGCCCGGTTGACGGACGATTGGAATATCGTCATCGACGCGGTGGAGGTCGACGGCGGGTTGCTTCACGGTGAGCTGTTGTCCTATGTCAATCCGCTCGATCCGGAGGGGCTCTACTGGCGCCTGGGAAACATCGCCGCCGGTGGCGCATCGGGCCGCGGCGGCGTGGTGTATTTCCCGGGGAGCAGAAACGTGATTTTCAATCCCATAGACGCCTTAGGGCGGCATTACGATGCCGTGCTGCGGCCTTATGTCAATCCTGCAGATCCCACAGGCTGGTACTGGCGGCTGGAGTCGGCCTGGCCGCGCTAG
- the ccmB gene encoding heme exporter protein CcmB, with product MLSSPLSAFWTLLKRDLILAFRHRGELLNPPLFFLMIVSLYPLGISPEPEILRTIAPGIIWIAALLSALFSLENLFKTDFADGTLEQLALSPHPLPWLVTAKVLAHWLVSGLPMLLLAPVLALLLSLSQPATLALLATLALGTPLLSLIGAVGTALTVGLRRGGVLLTLLVLPLYIPVLIFATGAVGAAAAGLPISGQLYFLAALLALASTLAPLAIAAAIRISLS from the coding sequence ATGCTGAGCTCTCCGCTATCGGCCTTCTGGACCCTGCTCAAACGCGACCTGATCCTGGCCTTCCGCCACCGGGGCGAGCTGCTCAACCCCCCGCTGTTCTTCCTGATGATCGTCAGCCTCTATCCCTTGGGGATCAGCCCGGAACCGGAGATCCTGCGCACCATCGCCCCCGGCATCATCTGGATCGCCGCCCTGCTGTCGGCGCTGTTCTCCCTGGAGAACCTGTTCAAGACCGATTTCGCCGACGGCACTCTGGAACAACTGGCCCTCAGCCCCCATCCCCTGCCCTGGCTGGTCACCGCCAAGGTTCTGGCCCACTGGCTGGTCAGCGGCCTGCCGATGTTGCTGCTGGCCCCGGTGCTGGCGCTGCTGCTGTCCCTGTCCCAGCCCGCCACCCTGGCGCTGCTGGCCACCCTGGCCCTGGGCACCCCGCTGCTGAGCCTGATCGGCGCCGTCGGCACCGCCCTGACGGTGGGACTGCGCCGCGGCGGCGTGCTGCTGACCTTGCTGGTGCTGCCCCTCTACATTCCGGTGCTGATTTTCGCCACCGGGGCCGTCGGCGCCGCCGCCGCCGGCCTGCCGATCTCAGGGCAGCTGTATTTCCTCGCCGCCCTGCTGGCACTGGCCTCGACCCTGGCGCCGTTGGCCATCGCCGCCGCCATCCGCATCAGCTTGAGCTGA
- the rpsI gene encoding 30S ribosomal protein S9, which yields MAQTQYHYGTGRRKSSVARVFLKPGSGQITVNQKPLDVYFGRKTDCMIVRQPLECVEMTEKFDIMITVKGSGPTGQAGAIRHGIARALVDYDETLRSPLRKAGHLTRDARKVERKKVGLHKARKRPQYSKR from the coding sequence ATGGCACAAACCCAATATCACTACGGCACCGGCCGTCGCAAGAGTTCCGTCGCCCGTGTCTTCCTGAAGCCGGGCTCCGGTCAGATCACCGTCAACCAGAAGCCGCTGGACGTCTATTTCGGCCGCAAGACCGACTGCATGATCGTGCGCCAGCCGCTGGAATGTGTTGAAATGACCGAAAAATTCGATATCATGATTACGGTCAAGGGCAGCGGTCCGACCGGACAGGCCGGCGCGATCCGCCACGGCATCGCCCGCGCCCTGGTCGATTACGACGAAACCCTGCGTTCCCCGCTGCGCAAAGCCGGTCATCTGACCCGGGACGCCCGCAAGGTGGAACGCAAGAAGGTGGGTCTGCACAAAGCCCGCAAACGGCCGCAGTACTCCAAACGCTGA
- the rplM gene encoding 50S ribosomal protein L13: MKTFSAKPHEVKRDWYVIDAEGKTLGRLAAEIARRLRGKHKPEYTPHVDTGDYIIVINAEKVKVTGRKEERKVYYRHSGYPGGIKSITLGKQRATHPERIIENAVRGMLPKNPLGRAMFRKLKVYAGSQHNHHAQQPKVLEL, encoded by the coding sequence ATGAAGACCTTTAGCGCCAAACCCCACGAAGTGAAACGCGACTGGTACGTCATCGATGCCGAAGGAAAGACGTTGGGGCGTCTGGCCGCCGAGATCGCCCGCCGCCTGCGGGGCAAGCACAAGCCCGAATACACCCCCCACGTGGACACCGGCGACTACATCATCGTCATCAACGCCGAGAAGGTGAAGGTGACCGGCCGCAAGGAAGAAAGGAAAGTCTACTACCGCCACAGCGGCTATCCCGGCGGTATCAAATCGATCACCCTCGGCAAACAGCGCGCCACGCATCCCGAGCGCATCATCGAGAATGCGGTCCGCGGCATGCTGCCGAAGAATCCGCTCGGCCGGGCGATGTTCCGCAAGCTCAAGGTTTACGCCGGCTCGCAGCACAACCATCACGCCCAACAACCCAAAGTTCTGGAACTGTAA